A genomic region of Streptosporangium lutulentum contains the following coding sequences:
- a CDS encoding MBL fold metallo-hydrolase has translation METISFGDLEVGRVVEWRGSLRTVSEILPDAPAEVWDANRSWLSPDFWNPVTGAYQIFVQTWVIRGPGRTVLVDTGIGDDRDRPQVPQFAHLRTGFLDRLSAAGVRPEQVDIVINTHLHHDHVGWNTRLDAGGWVPAFPNATYLVPRADYDHYRPGGTARMLPAHTDDERRRLDNLRLVFADSIEPIESAGQLVLWEGEHRIDDTLRLESAPGHTPGSSVVWLESRDARAVFVGDLMHSPVQILHPGYKSCFDLDAETARASRRRVLAAAARTGATVFPAHFGGHGAVTVQPGPGPDAFAVSWANLAPEAGDLG, from the coding sequence ATGGAAACGATCTCCTTTGGAGACCTCGAAGTCGGGCGCGTCGTCGAGTGGCGGGGATCTCTCCGTACGGTGAGCGAGATCCTGCCCGACGCTCCGGCGGAGGTCTGGGACGCCAACAGGTCCTGGCTCAGCCCGGACTTCTGGAACCCCGTAACCGGCGCCTACCAGATCTTCGTCCAGACCTGGGTCATCCGTGGCCCCGGCCGGACCGTCCTCGTCGACACCGGCATCGGCGATGACCGCGACCGGCCGCAGGTTCCGCAGTTCGCTCACCTGCGCACCGGTTTTCTCGATCGCCTCAGTGCGGCCGGTGTACGACCGGAGCAGGTTGACATCGTGATCAACACCCACCTGCACCACGACCATGTCGGCTGGAACACCCGGCTCGACGCGGGCGGCTGGGTCCCGGCGTTTCCCAACGCCACCTATCTCGTTCCGCGCGCCGACTACGACCACTACCGTCCGGGCGGCACCGCACGGATGCTCCCGGCCCACACCGACGACGAACGGCGACGCCTCGACAACCTCCGGCTGGTCTTCGCCGACAGCATCGAGCCGATCGAAAGCGCCGGGCAGCTGGTCCTCTGGGAGGGGGAGCACCGCATCGACGACACCCTGCGTCTCGAATCGGCGCCCGGTCACACCCCTGGATCCTCGGTGGTCTGGCTGGAGTCGCGTGACGCCCGGGCCGTGTTCGTCGGAGACCTGATGCACAGCCCCGTGCAGATCCTGCATCCCGGCTACAAGAGCTGTTTCGACCTCGACGCCGAAACGGCCCGCGCCTCCCGGCGCCGGGTCCTGGCCGCGGCGGCCCGGACCGGCGCCACCGTCTTCCCCGCCCATTTCGGCGGCCACGGCGCGGTCACCGTCCAGCCCGGCCCGGGGCCCGACGCGTTCGCCGTCTCCTGGGCGAACCTGGCCCCGGAGGCAGGAGACCTCGGATGA
- a CDS encoding I78 family peptidase inhibitor, with translation MTFSEAPPETDDEIRRYVGMEVMAARVEAERAGWTVVRLLEEGMFRTMEYQPNRLNLTTDGAIDGSTGTGTVIEADNG, from the coding sequence ATGACCTTCTCGGAAGCCCCGCCCGAAACCGACGACGAGATCCGGCGGTACGTCGGGATGGAGGTGATGGCCGCCAGGGTGGAGGCCGAGAGAGCCGGCTGGACCGTGGTGCGCCTACTTGAGGAGGGCATGTTCCGCACGATGGAGTATCAGCCGAACCGGCTCAACCTCACCACCGACGGGGCGATAGACGGTTCCACCGGAACCGGCACCGTGATCGAGGCCGACAACGGCTGA
- a CDS encoding DUF6461 domain-containing protein — protein MSGATAAAYEWLYREFTDGDDSTWLYAGFVQSVSPEEALRRINVTPGTPCESGFGVAAYAARGGTVLIEHGWAGIVFHRVGLLSAGTAAAAVCATLNNDGFAYYVDGQPITTFGLYSYCFREGGDPDLLRADVSDLGMPVNDEEPQFVDNPVSSVLALAERATGVHLSRARYAGPALIGSTDHLDPHR, from the coding sequence ATGAGCGGTGCGACGGCGGCGGCCTATGAATGGCTCTACCGGGAGTTCACCGACGGTGATGACAGCACTTGGCTCTACGCGGGCTTCGTGCAGAGCGTGTCTCCCGAAGAGGCCCTGCGACGGATCAACGTCACCCCAGGCACTCCGTGCGAGTCCGGATTCGGCGTCGCGGCCTATGCCGCCCGCGGTGGAACCGTCCTGATCGAACACGGCTGGGCGGGGATCGTCTTCCACAGGGTTGGGCTGCTGTCCGCAGGAACGGCAGCGGCCGCGGTATGCGCGACCCTCAACAACGATGGTTTCGCCTACTACGTCGACGGTCAGCCGATCACCACCTTTGGCCTGTACAGCTATTGTTTCCGGGAGGGCGGTGACCCTGACCTGCTCCGGGCCGACGTCAGCGACCTCGGCATGCCCGTCAACGACGAGGAGCCGCAATTCGTCGACAACCCCGTCTCCAGCGTTCTTGCCCTTGCCGAACGAGCCACCGGTGTCCACCTGTCCCGCGCTCGGTACGCCGGTCCCGCTCTCATCGGATCGACCGATCATCTCGACCCTCATCGGTGA
- a CDS encoding 3'-5' exonuclease — protein MSTRQGYVVVDLETTGFSPAKGDQICEIALISMNPDGTVAEEWHSLINPRRSTGAVHVHGITNAMVAGAPVIEEVLDEIWRRIAGRVLVAHNASFDLRFLGVLPGSHWVTETLCTQRLAPDFLPDGKWTLAACCERAGIPFSNAHAALVDARAAAELLRFYLGTGVSWQAELSRAAHACDDWRPCGLSQRPARGRQIRP, from the coding sequence GTGTCCACGCGTCAAGGTTATGTCGTGGTCGACCTGGAGACCACCGGTTTCTCTCCGGCGAAGGGCGACCAGATCTGTGAGATCGCGCTGATCTCCATGAACCCCGACGGCACGGTCGCCGAGGAGTGGCATTCGCTGATCAACCCTCGCCGCAGCACGGGAGCCGTCCACGTCCACGGCATCACCAACGCCATGGTCGCCGGAGCGCCGGTGATCGAGGAGGTGCTGGACGAGATCTGGCGGCGGATCGCCGGCCGGGTCCTGGTGGCGCACAACGCCTCCTTCGATCTCCGCTTCCTCGGGGTTCTCCCCGGCAGCCACTGGGTGACCGAGACCCTGTGCACGCAGCGGCTCGCCCCTGACTTCCTGCCCGATGGGAAATGGACCCTCGCCGCCTGCTGCGAGCGTGCGGGGATCCCGTTCTCCAACGCCCATGCCGCGCTGGTCGACGCCCGGGCCGCGGCCGAGCTGCTCCGCTTCTACCTGGGAACGGGCGTCTCCTGGCAGGCGGAGCTGAGCAGGGCCGCGCACGCCTGCGACGACTGGCGCCCCTGCGGGCTGTCACAGCGCCCGGCCCGCGGGCGGCAGATCCGTCCGTAG
- a CDS encoding acyl-CoA dehydrogenase family protein, with the protein MDDLLRIDDALSEEQRLIRDTVKEFVSDRVLPHVGDWFEEGVFPARELGPVLGSLGVLGMHLQGYGCAGLDAVSYGVACRELEAGDSGLRSFVSVQGSLAMFPIWKYGSAEQKEEWLPRMAAGEAIGCFGLTEPDHGSDPANMRTQAKQDPSGDWILNGSKMWITNGSIADVAVVWAQTDDGIRGFVVPTDTPGFSAPEIHKKMSLRASVTSSLYFDDVRLPASAVLPEVRGLKGPLSCLSEARYGILWGVVGAARACLESALEYSKTRVQFGRPIGGFQLTQEKLAWMYVGLGQSQLTALHLGRLKDAGTLTPRQVSFGKLANVRAAMDIARQARTILGGNGITLEYPVIRHMNNLESVLTYEGTEEIHTLVLGEALTGISAYR; encoded by the coding sequence ATGGACGACCTCCTGCGCATCGACGACGCTCTTTCCGAGGAGCAGCGCCTCATCCGTGACACCGTCAAGGAGTTCGTCTCGGACCGGGTGCTCCCGCACGTGGGCGACTGGTTCGAGGAGGGGGTCTTCCCCGCCCGCGAACTGGGCCCGGTGCTCGGCTCGCTCGGCGTGCTGGGCATGCACCTGCAGGGGTACGGCTGCGCGGGCCTGGACGCCGTCTCGTACGGCGTGGCCTGCCGGGAGCTGGAGGCGGGCGACTCCGGCCTGCGATCGTTCGTGTCCGTGCAGGGCTCGCTCGCGATGTTCCCGATCTGGAAGTACGGCTCCGCGGAGCAGAAGGAGGAGTGGCTGCCCCGGATGGCCGCGGGCGAGGCGATCGGCTGCTTCGGCCTGACCGAGCCCGACCACGGCTCCGATCCCGCCAACATGCGCACCCAGGCCAAGCAGGACCCCTCGGGCGACTGGATCCTCAACGGCTCCAAGATGTGGATCACCAACGGCTCCATCGCCGACGTCGCCGTGGTCTGGGCCCAGACCGACGACGGTATCCGCGGTTTCGTGGTTCCCACCGACACGCCGGGCTTCTCCGCGCCGGAGATCCACAAGAAGATGTCCCTCCGCGCCTCGGTGACCTCGTCCCTCTACTTCGACGACGTCCGCCTTCCGGCGTCAGCCGTACTGCCCGAGGTCCGTGGCCTGAAGGGTCCGCTGTCGTGCCTGTCCGAGGCCCGCTACGGCATCCTGTGGGGCGTCGTGGGCGCGGCGCGGGCCTGCCTGGAGTCCGCCCTCGAATACTCCAAGACCCGCGTCCAGTTCGGCAGGCCCATCGGCGGCTTCCAGTTGACCCAGGAGAAGCTCGCCTGGATGTACGTCGGTCTGGGGCAGTCCCAGCTCACCGCGCTCCATCTGGGCCGTCTGAAGGACGCGGGCACCCTCACCCCCCGCCAGGTCAGCTTCGGCAAGCTCGCCAACGTCCGCGCCGCCATGGACATCGCCCGCCAGGCGCGCACGATCCTGGGCGGCAACGGCATCACGCTGGAGTATCCGGTGATCCGGCACATGAACAACCTGGAGAGCGTCCTGACCTACGAGGGAACCGAGGAGATCCACACTCTCGTCCTCGGCGAGGCCCTGACCGGCATCTCCGCCTATCGCTGA
- a CDS encoding PspC domain-containing protein — MNENDFSGVKQLRRTRDGRIVAGVASGLGRYIGIDPNIIRAALAVATFFGGLGVGIYAIGWLLLPDENKDRSIIQDLIDKNKDNPVWQDAKSKAEQGWAKAEEGWNKATTQNRAPQHPSYQDAAPQYSDPTPYRTAPHGGDSKPQV; from the coding sequence ATGAACGAAAACGACTTCTCAGGCGTCAAGCAGCTCCGCAGGACCAGGGACGGACGGATCGTCGCAGGTGTGGCCTCCGGCCTCGGACGGTACATCGGAATCGACCCCAACATCATCCGCGCGGCCCTCGCCGTCGCCACCTTCTTCGGCGGTCTCGGAGTGGGGATCTACGCGATCGGCTGGTTGCTCCTGCCGGACGAGAACAAGGACAGATCGATCATCCAGGACCTGATCGACAAGAACAAGGACAACCCGGTCTGGCAGGACGCGAAGTCCAAGGCCGAGCAGGGCTGGGCCAAGGCCGAGGAGGGGTGGAACAAGGCCACCACCCAGAACCGGGCCCCGCAGCACCCGTCCTACCAGGACGCGGCTCCGCAGTATTCGGACCCCACCCCGTACCGCACGGCGCCGCACGGCGGCGACTCCAAGCCCCAGGTGTGA
- a CDS encoding MFS transporter translates to MAAIKSGRLPGRHRRPAERQATYGEVIAIREFRALWIGQGLSLLGDQLSRVALSVLVFEGTHSALATASVYALTYLPPIIGGPLLAGLADRYPRRRIMIICDVLRAVMVALMAIPGTQFLTLCVLVFCVVLLSAPFSAARAALLPELLEGDRYVAGSALQNMTNQGAQMLGFALGGALIMGMGPYRALALDAATFMASALILVSGVRRRPAPLRSDAGGPSMWTMTYTGAKLVFGDPRLRTLVLFAWLCGFYVLPEGLATPYAARLTDDPEEISLIAGLLMGAMPTGTVVGAFLFSRYVPPSKRLRAMGWMAMLTCAPLILCAMRPPLIAVLILWFISGVGGAYQLAANAAFVQCVPAEQRGQAFGLVQSGLLAAQGVGILVGGAAANPLGPELVVALAGAAGLLVAAALAMLWRKSRGEIIEKVRAEANS, encoded by the coding sequence ATGGCGGCCATCAAATCCGGCCGGCTACCCGGGCGGCACCGCCGTCCGGCGGAACGCCAAGCGACCTACGGCGAGGTCATCGCCATCAGGGAGTTTCGCGCGCTCTGGATCGGCCAGGGGCTTTCACTTCTCGGCGATCAACTCTCACGAGTGGCGCTGTCCGTCCTCGTCTTCGAAGGGACGCACTCGGCACTGGCCACGGCGTCGGTCTACGCCCTGACCTATCTGCCGCCGATCATCGGCGGGCCACTGCTCGCGGGCCTCGCCGACCGCTATCCCCGGCGACGCATCATGATCATCTGCGATGTGCTCCGCGCCGTCATGGTCGCGCTCATGGCGATTCCCGGCACCCAGTTCCTCACGCTGTGCGTGCTGGTCTTCTGCGTGGTGCTGCTCAGCGCGCCGTTCTCGGCCGCCCGCGCGGCGCTCCTGCCCGAACTGCTCGAAGGCGACCGCTACGTCGCGGGTTCGGCGCTTCAGAACATGACCAACCAGGGTGCGCAGATGCTGGGCTTCGCCCTCGGCGGCGCCTTGATCATGGGGATGGGCCCGTACCGCGCGCTGGCACTCGACGCGGCCACGTTCATGGCCTCCGCGCTCATCCTCGTCTCCGGTGTGCGGCGGCGCCCGGCGCCCCTTCGGAGCGACGCCGGCGGTCCCTCGATGTGGACCATGACATACACCGGCGCCAAGCTGGTCTTCGGCGACCCTCGGCTGCGGACGCTGGTGCTCTTCGCCTGGTTGTGCGGCTTCTACGTGCTTCCCGAGGGGCTCGCGACCCCTTACGCCGCCAGGCTGACCGATGATCCGGAGGAGATCTCGCTCATCGCCGGTCTGCTGATGGGCGCCATGCCGACCGGGACCGTCGTCGGCGCGTTCCTGTTCAGTCGTTACGTCCCCCCATCAAAGCGGCTGCGCGCGATGGGGTGGATGGCGATGCTGACCTGCGCGCCGTTGATCCTGTGCGCGATGCGGCCGCCGCTCATCGCCGTTCTGATCCTGTGGTTCATATCCGGCGTCGGTGGTGCCTATCAGCTCGCGGCCAATGCCGCGTTCGTGCAGTGCGTGCCCGCCGAACAGCGGGGCCAGGCCTTCGGGCTGGTGCAGTCAGGCCTGCTGGCCGCTCAGGGCGTCGGCATCCTTGTCGGCGGGGCCGCGGCCAATCCCCTCGGCCCCGAACTCGTGGTCGCACTGGCCGGCGCGGCCGGACTGCTGGTAGCCGCCGCGCTGGCCATGCTCTGGAGGAAGTCCCGCGGGGAGATCATCGAAAAGGTTCGCGCGGAGGCGAACTCCTGA
- a CDS encoding metallopeptidase family protein, translating into MTGVIEVSREKFEELVAEALDTIPSELTKVMDNVVMVVVDDPPEPDLLGLYTGIPLTERGDWYAGVLPDRIEIYRNPICSICDTEDDVVREVQITVIHEIAHHFGIDDDRLHQLGW; encoded by the coding sequence ATGACGGGTGTGATCGAGGTCTCGAGAGAAAAGTTCGAAGAGCTCGTGGCCGAAGCACTGGACACGATCCCCTCTGAGCTGACAAAAGTCATGGACAACGTGGTGATGGTCGTCGTGGACGACCCACCCGAGCCGGATCTACTGGGCCTTTACACGGGCATTCCGCTCACCGAGCGTGGCGACTGGTACGCAGGAGTGTTACCCGACCGAATCGAGATCTACCGCAACCCGATCTGCTCAATCTGCGACACCGAGGATGACGTCGTGAGAGAAGTGCAGATCACGGTAATCCACGAGATAGCCCACCATTTCGGCATCGACGATGACCGTCTACATCAACTCGGCTGGTAG